A single window of Methylobacterium nodulans ORS 2060 DNA harbors:
- a CDS encoding ornithine cyclodeaminase family protein, translating to MKVLSAAEVDAALTPARMVAALAAAFRVETTTPPRHLHTLPDPAGDATLLLMPAWDAEHLVVKVLTLHPGNAARGLATFQGGVLLSERATGLPLALVDAPRLTLWRTAGASALAARYLARPDTSRLLMVGAGALAPFMIRAHAAERPLREIAIWNRRPDPARALAASLAAEGLPARAVENLEAAARAADLICCATLSEVPLVRGAWLAPGTHLDLVGAFTPQMREADDAALQRASVYVDTPDALAKGGDVAVAVASGALAAEAVRGDLAGLCRGTVAGRSRPEEITVFKSVGAALEDLAAAVAVWRHAEGRAA from the coding sequence GTGAAAGTCCTCTCCGCCGCCGAGGTCGACGCCGCGCTGACGCCCGCCCGTATGGTCGCGGCGCTCGCGGCCGCCTTCCGGGTGGAGACGACCACGCCGCCGCGCCATCTCCACACGCTGCCGGACCCCGCAGGCGATGCCACGCTCCTGCTGATGCCGGCCTGGGATGCGGAGCATCTCGTGGTGAAGGTGCTGACGCTCCATCCCGGCAATGCGGCGCGGGGCCTTGCGACCTTCCAGGGCGGCGTGCTCCTGAGCGAGCGGGCGACGGGGCTACCGCTCGCGCTCGTCGACGCGCCCCGGCTGACCCTGTGGCGGACGGCCGGCGCTTCGGCGCTCGCCGCCCGCTATCTCGCCCGACCCGATACGAGCCGCCTGCTGATGGTCGGGGCCGGCGCCCTCGCCCCCTTCATGATCCGGGCGCATGCCGCCGAGCGGCCCTTGCGCGAGATCGCGATCTGGAACCGGCGGCCGGATCCGGCCCGCGCGCTTGCCGCCAGCCTCGCCGCCGAGGGGCTGCCGGCGCGGGCGGTCGAGAATCTCGAAGCGGCCGCACGGGCGGCCGACCTGATCTGCTGTGCCACCCTGTCGGAGGTCCCGCTCGTTCGGGGCGCTTGGCTCGCGCCCGGCACGCATCTGGATCTCGTGGGCGCCTTCACGCCGCAGATGCGGGAAGCGGATGACGCCGCCCTCCAGCGGGCCTCCGTCTATGTCGACACGCCCGACGCGCTCGCCAAGGGCGGCGACGTCGCCGTCGCGGTCGCCTCCGGGGCGCTCGCGGCCGAGGCCGTGCGCGGCGACCTCGCCGGGCTCTGCCGCGGCACGGTCGCCGGCCGGTCGCGGCCGGAAGAGATCACCGTGTTCAAGTCGGTCGGGGCCGCG